One Prunus dulcis chromosome 7, ALMONDv2, whole genome shotgun sequence DNA segment encodes these proteins:
- the LOC117634727 gene encoding proteasome subunit alpha type-3 isoform X1 yields the protein MSSIGTGYDLSVTTFSPDGRVFQIEYAAKAVDNSGTVIGIKCKDGVVMGVEKLIASKMMLPGSNRRIHSVHRHSGMAVAGLAADGRQIVARTKSEANNYESVYGEQIPVKELAERVASYVHLCTLYWWLRPFGCGIILGGYDRDGPQLYMVEPSGISYRYFGAAIGKGRQAAKTEIEKLKLSELTCRQGVIEVAKIIYGIHDEAKDKDFELEMSWVCDESNRQHQKVPDELLEEAKAAARAALEEMDAD from the exons atgagCAGCATTGGAACAGGTTACGATCTCTCAGTCACCACATTTTCTCCTGATGGCCGCGTCTTCCAGATCGAGTACGCCGCCAAAGCCGTTGACAACTCCGG GACTGTTATTGGGATCAAATGTAAGGACGGCGTTGTTatg gGTGTTGAAAAGCTTATAGCGTCGAAGATGATGTTGCCAGGTTCCAATAGAAGGATTCATTCTGTTCATCGCCACTCCGGCATG GCAGTTGCTGGATTAGCAGCAGATGGAAGGCAAATTGTTGCCAGGACCAAGTCTGAAGCTAACAACTATGAAAG TGTGTACGGTGAACAGATTCCTGTTAAGGAACTTGCCGAACGTGTTGCTAGCTATGTGCATTTGTGTACGCTATATTGGTGGCTCAG ACCTTTTGGATGTGGGATAATCCTTGGCGGTTATGACAGAGATGGGCCACAACTGTACATGGTTGAACCTTCCGGCATTTCTTAT AGGTATTTTGGTGCTGCAATTGGAAAGGGCAGGCAGGCTGCTAAGAC TGAGATTGAAAAGTTGAAGCTTTCGGAATTGACTTGTCGGCAAGGTGTTATTGAAGTAGCCAAGAT CATTTATGGAATCCATGATGAGGCAAAGGACAAGGACTTTGAATTAGAAATGAGCTGGGTCTGTGATGAATCAAACCGTCAGCATCAGAAG gtTCCAGATGAGCTTCTAGAGGAAGCAAAGGCAGCAGCTAGAGCAGCATTGGAAGAAATGGATGCAGATTAG
- the LOC117634727 gene encoding proteasome subunit alpha type-3 isoform X2, translated as MSSIGTGYDLSVTTFSPDGRVFQIEYAAKAVDNSGTVIGIKCKDGVVMGVEKLIASKMMLPGSNRRIHSVHRHSGMAVAGLAADGRQIVARTKSEANNYESVYGEQIPVKELAERVASYVHLCTLYWWLRPFGCGIILGGYDRDGPQLYMVEPSGISYRYFGAAIGKGRQAAKTIYGIHDEAKDKDFELEMSWVCDESNRQHQKVPDELLEEAKAAARAALEEMDAD; from the exons atgagCAGCATTGGAACAGGTTACGATCTCTCAGTCACCACATTTTCTCCTGATGGCCGCGTCTTCCAGATCGAGTACGCCGCCAAAGCCGTTGACAACTCCGG GACTGTTATTGGGATCAAATGTAAGGACGGCGTTGTTatg gGTGTTGAAAAGCTTATAGCGTCGAAGATGATGTTGCCAGGTTCCAATAGAAGGATTCATTCTGTTCATCGCCACTCCGGCATG GCAGTTGCTGGATTAGCAGCAGATGGAAGGCAAATTGTTGCCAGGACCAAGTCTGAAGCTAACAACTATGAAAG TGTGTACGGTGAACAGATTCCTGTTAAGGAACTTGCCGAACGTGTTGCTAGCTATGTGCATTTGTGTACGCTATATTGGTGGCTCAG ACCTTTTGGATGTGGGATAATCCTTGGCGGTTATGACAGAGATGGGCCACAACTGTACATGGTTGAACCTTCCGGCATTTCTTAT AGGTATTTTGGTGCTGCAATTGGAAAGGGCAGGCAGGCTGCTAAGAC CATTTATGGAATCCATGATGAGGCAAAGGACAAGGACTTTGAATTAGAAATGAGCTGGGTCTGTGATGAATCAAACCGTCAGCATCAGAAG gtTCCAGATGAGCTTCTAGAGGAAGCAAAGGCAGCAGCTAGAGCAGCATTGGAAGAAATGGATGCAGATTAG